In Cyanobacteria bacterium GSL.Bin1, a genomic segment contains:
- a CDS encoding phycobiliprotein lyase encodes MDGLQFFQQSAGQWRSLRTTHHLPFRRAETGGSEITVEALSAEDGRITEICAMHEVDPTSAVGGAHVSWDGAMEWDKEGEDHSGTSVFSLVPDPENPQQGKLLRERGYAEVVPVIGEYHIDQEEALVLVTEYDTMSINERFWFPHPDLRLRTSTVKRFGGLSTATFCAEIRVDEDNSATPKSSETSVQSLWGW; translated from the coding sequence ATGGACGGACTGCAATTTTTCCAACAAAGTGCGGGTCAATGGCGTTCTCTGCGAACCACCCACCATCTCCCTTTTCGTCGCGCTGAAACGGGCGGTTCTGAGATCACGGTTGAAGCCTTAAGTGCAGAAGATGGTCGCATCACAGAAATTTGTGCAATGCACGAGGTGGATCCCACCTCAGCAGTTGGCGGTGCTCATGTTAGTTGGGATGGTGCCATGGAGTGGGATAAAGAAGGAGAAGACCATTCTGGAACCAGTGTTTTCTCTCTAGTTCCTGATCCAGAGAATCCTCAACAAGGAAAATTATTGCGGGAAAGAGGCTATGCCGAAGTGGTGCCGGTCATCGGAGAATACCATATTGATCAGGAAGAAGCGTTAGTATTAGTAACCGAATATGACACCATGAGCATTAATGAGCGCTTTTGGTTTCCCCATCCCGATCTGCGGTTACGCACCAGTACCGTTAAACGCTTTGGCGGATTAAGTACAGCCACTTTCTGTGCAGAAATTCGGGTTGATGAAGATAACAGCGCAACCCCAAAATCCAGTGAAACTTCAGTTCAGTCCCTTTGGGGATGGTAG